The following are encoded in a window of Penaeus monodon isolate SGIC_2016 chromosome 9, NSTDA_Pmon_1, whole genome shotgun sequence genomic DNA:
- the LOC119577184 gene encoding uncharacterized protein LOC119577184, which translates to MTRLRLNVCLALVLLGATSSAAPLSSSGALQVLQQLGLDRGTGPAPSIVQGQGKRRGDSPIYYIKLPPLPYYFVNNNIQETGEGEEVEQTVPQPQPQPPQPQSQAEASSPLQKLPIDFTNNGRPNQVYHWNTSPTSPDFWISTGTTPPAYFWKPTTTPTTTTTTTTTETPTTTTPKPTKKPFVNINKYFPYNGRPSNVYVWKPKLPVSSSKYKHYFTHFNY; encoded by the exons ATTACGTCTTAACGTGTGTCTGGCGCTGGTGCTTCTGGGAGCCACCTCGTCCGCAGCGCCTCTCTCTTCGTCCGGGGCTCTCCAG GTGCTGCAACAACTGGGTCTGGACAGAGGAACCGGCCCGGCGCCCTCCATAGTGCAAGGCCAAGGCAAACGCCGCGGAGACTCGCCCATTTACTACATCAAGCTGCCTCCGCTTCCTTACTATTTCGTCAACAACAACATTCaagagacgggggaaggggaggaggtggagcagaccgtgccgcagccgcagccgcagccgccGCAGCCGCAGTCACAGGCCGAGGCGTCTTCTCCGTTGCAGAAG TTGCCGATCGACTTCACCAACAACGGCCGCCCGAACCAAGTCTATCACTGGAACACTTCACCAACATCTCCCGATTTCTGGATTTCCACCGGCACGACTCCACCAGCTTACTTCTGGAAGCCTACGACCACTCCAACAACGACTACCACAACCACCACGACCGAAACCCCGACGACCACTACCCCGAAGCCGACTAAGAAGCCTTTTGTTAACATCAACAAGTATTTCCCTTATAATGGTCGGCCTTCCAATGTTTACGTGTGGAAGCCTAAGTTGCCCGTCAGTTCTAGCAAGTATAAGCATTATTTCACACACTTTAATTACTAA